Proteins from one Streptomyces sp. NBC_00289 genomic window:
- a CDS encoding SCO0930 family lipoprotein — MKTSWRSASLVASAVAVLALTTACGQEATSSTGSQNVGATAAAGDYSTAGTGTGTSLGSTGSGNGYGSDSSAQGAAQAAAAGKLSVSANSELGKVVTDSAGMTLYRFDQDTAEPPKSNCDGDCASTWPPVPADDATAGAGIDKALLGEVTRTDGSKQLTIGGWPAYRYAKDVTAGDVNGQNVGGKWFALAPDGKKAKLTSLPGLSTRKDPNLGEIVVDKNGMTVYRFLKDTAWPDPISACTGACLEKWPAVSPVANNDTKDVQKKGLMSFTRPDGVKQQTINCWPIYTFSGDKAAGETNGQGVGGTWYAVAPDGKPVGAPKK, encoded by the coding sequence ATGAAGACCTCCTGGCGGAGCGCCTCACTCGTGGCGAGCGCCGTGGCGGTGCTGGCGCTGACCACCGCGTGCGGCCAGGAAGCCACCTCGTCCACGGGCAGCCAGAACGTTGGCGCCACGGCCGCGGCCGGTGACTACAGCACTGCGGGCACGGGCACGGGAACGAGCCTCGGATCGACCGGCTCCGGCAACGGGTACGGATCCGACTCGAGCGCACAGGGCGCGGCGCAGGCCGCGGCCGCCGGCAAGCTGTCCGTGTCGGCCAACTCGGAACTCGGCAAGGTGGTCACGGACAGTGCGGGGATGACCCTGTACCGCTTCGACCAGGACACCGCCGAACCGCCCAAGTCGAACTGTGACGGCGACTGCGCCTCGACCTGGCCGCCGGTTCCCGCGGACGACGCCACGGCCGGTGCGGGCATCGACAAGGCGCTGCTCGGCGAGGTCACCCGCACCGACGGCAGCAAGCAGCTGACCATCGGCGGCTGGCCCGCGTACCGCTATGCGAAGGACGTCACCGCGGGTGACGTCAACGGCCAGAACGTGGGCGGCAAGTGGTTCGCGCTGGCCCCCGACGGCAAGAAGGCCAAGCTGACCTCCCTGCCCGGCCTGTCCACCCGTAAGGACCCCAACCTCGGCGAGATCGTCGTCGACAAGAACGGCATGACGGTCTACCGCTTCCTCAAGGACACGGCCTGGCCCGACCCGATCTCCGCCTGCACCGGGGCCTGCCTGGAGAAGTGGCCGGCCGTGAGTCCGGTGGCGAACAACGACACCAAGGACGTCCAGAAGAAGGGCCTGATGAGCTTCACCCGGCCCGACGGCGTCAAGCAGCAGACCATCAACTGCTGGCCCATCTACACCTTCTCCGGTGACAAGGCCGCCGGGGAGACCAACGGTCAGGGCGTGGGCGGCACTTGGTACGCCGTGGCGCCCGACGGCAAGCCGGTCGGCGCGCCCAAGAAGTAG
- a CDS encoding class F sortase, translating to MSASELAGLTEEEEQPKKRAPWGVIALVLLTGLALIRNGSGEFDVGPPQPASAAAADSRSAHGALLPDPLPYSVPDRVRIPSIRVDAPVLPVGLDADGWVGAPPPEDPNLAGWFTGAVSPGEKGTAVVVGHVDNKQGPAVFYGLGALKKGNRVEVARTDAKTAVFEIYGIEVFEKNNFPGDRVYASKGTPELRVITCGGGFSKQNGYDGNVVAFARLVGVR from the coding sequence ATGTCTGCGTCCGAACTGGCCGGACTGACCGAAGAGGAGGAGCAGCCGAAGAAGCGTGCTCCTTGGGGCGTGATAGCGCTGGTTCTGCTGACCGGACTCGCGCTCATTCGCAACGGTTCCGGGGAATTCGACGTGGGACCGCCGCAGCCGGCGTCGGCGGCGGCCGCGGACAGCCGCTCGGCCCACGGCGCCCTCCTCCCGGACCCGCTGCCCTACTCGGTGCCGGACCGGGTGCGGATCCCGTCGATCCGGGTCGACGCGCCGGTCCTGCCGGTCGGCCTGGACGCGGACGGCTGGGTCGGCGCACCGCCGCCCGAGGACCCGAACCTGGCGGGCTGGTTCACCGGCGCCGTCTCACCCGGCGAGAAGGGCACCGCCGTCGTGGTGGGCCATGTCGACAACAAACAGGGCCCCGCCGTGTTCTACGGACTGGGAGCCCTGAAAAAGGGAAATCGCGTCGAGGTCGCCCGCACGGATGCGAAGACGGCCGTGTTCGAGATCTACGGCATCGAGGTGTTCGAGAAGAACAACTTCCCCGGCGACCGTGTCTACGCGTCCAAGGGCACGCCCGAATTGCGGGTCATCACCTGCGGAGGCGGTTTCTCCAAGCAGAACGGCTACGACGGGAATGTCGTCGCCTTCGCCCGCCTGGTCGGGGTCCGCTGA
- a CDS encoding polysaccharide deacetylase family protein: MEKDQLLSRRRMLVTGVAVLGAAGTAGVLAAGAGDAPAPPAPPAAGPQAQPALKPSAYRLQPLTGYGPPQAAPAATRVRHEPFLRMSGRGRTMLLTFDDGPDPRYTPHILDTLAEYDVRASFFVCGEMASYNKDLLARMADEGHVVGNHTWSHPLLTRLRRRQIRTEMERTSDVIEDACGERPVWFRAPYGAWNRAAFQLGAGLGMEPLAWTVDTLDWTRPGARTIVGRVEKGAAPGVVVLSHDAGGDRSQSVRALRDYLPRLIDSGYHLTVPRRYYG, from the coding sequence ATGGAAAAGGATCAGTTGCTCTCCCGGCGGCGAATGTTGGTCACCGGCGTCGCTGTCCTGGGTGCGGCCGGCACGGCCGGAGTCCTCGCGGCGGGCGCCGGCGACGCTCCCGCCCCGCCCGCCCCGCCCGCCGCGGGCCCCCAGGCGCAGCCCGCGCTCAAGCCCTCCGCCTACCGCCTCCAGCCCCTGACCGGATACGGCCCGCCACAGGCCGCGCCCGCGGCGACCCGCGTACGGCACGAGCCGTTCCTGCGCATGTCGGGACGCGGCCGCACCATGCTGCTGACCTTCGACGACGGTCCCGACCCCCGCTACACCCCGCACATCCTGGACACCCTCGCCGAGTACGACGTCCGCGCGTCGTTCTTCGTGTGCGGGGAGATGGCCTCCTACAACAAGGACCTGCTGGCCCGGATGGCCGACGAGGGACACGTGGTCGGCAACCACACCTGGTCCCACCCCCTCCTCACCCGGCTCCGCCGCCGGCAGATCCGCACCGAGATGGAACGGACCAGCGACGTCATCGAGGACGCCTGCGGGGAGCGGCCCGTATGGTTCCGCGCGCCCTACGGCGCCTGGAACCGGGCGGCCTTCCAGCTCGGCGCCGGTCTGGGCATGGAGCCGCTGGCCTGGACGGTCGACACCCTCGACTGGACCAGGCCCGGTGCCCGCACCATCGTCGGCCGGGTCGAGAAGGGGGCCGCCCCGGGCGTCGTGGTGCTCTCGCACGACGCCGGGGGCGACCGCTCCCAGAGTGTCCGGGCCCTGCGCGACTATCTGCCGCGTCTGATCGACTCCGGCTACCACCTCACCGTCCCCCGGCGGTACTACGGCTGA
- a CDS encoding universal stress protein has protein sequence MTEQHAHQFERGTDGPKVIVVGLDGSDSSLRAAAYAAGLARRQRALLAVVYVQPVMAAGAALGAPVADTTDRIAEDLVAQIRDSAERLKGIFDVRWEFHTFRGDPYNGLVKAADELKADAVVVGASEQAGHRIVGSVAVRLVKAGRWPVTVVP, from the coding sequence GTGACGGAACAGCACGCGCACCAGTTCGAGCGGGGCACGGACGGGCCCAAGGTCATCGTGGTCGGGCTGGACGGCTCCGACTCCTCACTGCGCGCGGCGGCATATGCCGCCGGCCTGGCCCGGCGCCAGCGGGCGCTGCTCGCGGTGGTGTACGTCCAGCCGGTGATGGCGGCGGGTGCGGCGCTCGGGGCCCCGGTGGCCGACACGACCGACCGGATCGCCGAGGACCTGGTCGCGCAGATCCGGGACTCGGCCGAACGACTGAAGGGGATATTCGACGTGCGCTGGGAGTTCCACACCTTCCGCGGCGACCCCTACAACGGCCTGGTGAAGGCGGCGGACGAACTCAAGGCGGACGCCGTGGTGGTGGGCGCCTCGGAGCAGGCCGGCCACCGGATCGTGGGTTCGGTGGCGGTGCGGCTGGTGAAGGCGGGGCGGTGGCCGGTGACGGTGGTGCCGTAG
- a CDS encoding CapA family protein, whose product MIARRRQVALALTALLTAGAACQAQSAGEKGAAGRPAPDASRGFTLVASGDVLPHSSIIDRAHFDAGGRGYDFRPMFAGVRSVVARADLALCHMETVYGADGDYTGYPAFKSPPEVAAALAATGYDGCSTASNHSLDDGAEGIRRTLDALDRAGVRHAGSARTEGEARTVTVLPVGPAKVAHLAYTYDTNGYPLPPGRPWAVNLIDENRILADARAARAAGADVVVVSVHWGTEWQEAPDEQQLTLARRLTAARTGDRPAVDLILGTHAHVPQAYEKVNGTWVVYGMGDQIAGEMTNHEGAQDPRGNESTIGRFTFAPPGRAGGRWKVTKAEFVPQWFDVDAGRAVNLNEALARGADVRGARDRIRQVVLSRGAAKDGLAMGR is encoded by the coding sequence ATGATTGCACGCAGACGACAGGTTGCCCTGGCCCTCACGGCCCTGCTCACCGCGGGTGCCGCCTGCCAGGCCCAGTCCGCCGGGGAGAAGGGGGCGGCCGGACGGCCGGCGCCGGACGCCTCCCGCGGCTTCACACTCGTCGCCTCCGGCGACGTCCTCCCGCACAGTTCGATCATCGACCGGGCGCACTTCGACGCGGGCGGCAGGGGCTACGACTTCCGCCCGATGTTCGCCGGCGTCCGATCCGTCGTCGCCCGCGCCGATCTGGCGCTGTGTCACATGGAGACCGTCTACGGCGCGGACGGCGACTACACCGGCTATCCCGCCTTCAAGTCCCCGCCCGAGGTGGCCGCCGCCCTCGCCGCCACCGGCTACGACGGCTGCTCCACCGCCTCCAACCACAGTCTCGACGACGGCGCCGAAGGCATCCGCCGCACCCTCGACGCCCTCGACCGCGCGGGCGTGCGACACGCCGGATCCGCGCGCACCGAGGGCGAGGCGCGCACCGTCACGGTGCTGCCCGTGGGTCCGGCGAAGGTCGCGCACCTCGCCTACACCTACGACACCAACGGCTACCCGCTCCCACCGGGCCGACCCTGGGCCGTCAACCTGATCGACGAGAACCGGATCCTGGCGGACGCCCGCGCCGCCCGGGCCGCCGGCGCCGACGTGGTCGTGGTGTCCGTGCACTGGGGAACCGAGTGGCAGGAAGCCCCCGACGAGCAGCAGTTGACCCTGGCCCGGCGGCTCACCGCGGCCCGCACGGGCGACCGCCCCGCCGTCGACCTGATCCTCGGCACGCACGCCCACGTCCCGCAGGCGTACGAGAAGGTCAACGGCACCTGGGTGGTCTACGGCATGGGCGACCAGATCGCAGGCGAGATGACCAACCACGAGGGGGCCCAGGACCCGCGCGGCAACGAGTCCACGATCGGCCGCTTCACCTTCGCCCCGCCCGGCCGTGCGGGCGGGCGCTGGAAGGTGACGAAGGCCGAGTTCGTGCCCCAGTGGTTCGACGTCGACGCCGGGCGGGCCGTCAACCTCAACGAGGCGCTGGCCCGGGGCGCGGACGTGCGGGGGGCGCGGGACCGGATCAGGCAGGTGGTGCTGAGCCGCGGCGCGGCCAAGGACGGGCTCGCCATGGGGCGGTGA
- a CDS encoding sigma-70 family RNA polymerase sigma factor: protein MTAGTTLTKNGTTADHELAALQREHGRPLFALLLRLCDGDRQRAEDLVQETLVRAWQHPEALRADAFESVRPWLLTVGRHLAIDARRARQARPAEVGDAVLENARVCADHAERAAATLDVREAVKTLTPEHREVLVLVYFQGASVAEAAAALGIPPGTVKSRAYYALRALRRVLPGYAADLR, encoded by the coding sequence ATGACGGCCGGAACCACCCTCACGAAGAACGGGACGACCGCCGACCACGAGCTCGCCGCGCTGCAGCGCGAGCACGGTCGGCCGCTGTTCGCGCTGCTGTTGAGGCTGTGCGACGGCGACCGCCAGCGCGCCGAGGACCTGGTCCAGGAGACGCTCGTCCGCGCCTGGCAGCACCCCGAGGCACTGCGCGCGGACGCCTTCGAGTCCGTACGGCCGTGGCTGCTCACCGTGGGACGGCACCTCGCGATCGACGCGCGGCGGGCCCGTCAGGCGCGGCCCGCCGAGGTCGGCGACGCCGTCCTGGAGAACGCGCGGGTCTGCGCCGACCACGCCGAACGCGCGGCCGCCACCCTCGACGTACGCGAGGCTGTGAAGACACTCACTCCGGAGCACCGTGAAGTCCTGGTGCTCGTGTACTTCCAGGGGGCGAGTGTGGCGGAGGCCGCGGCAGCCCTCGGGATTCCGCCCGGTACCGTGAAGTCCCGCGCGTACTACGCGCTGCGCGCCCTGCGCCGGGTCCTTCCCGGTTATGCGGCCGACCTGCGATGA
- a CDS encoding zf-HC2 domain-containing protein: MRSQERHRDVGAYALGVLDEADAFRFEDHLMECPQCAATVTEFGPITRQMMLYRRATPRSVHPMAQPGPRLLDRLLGEVASRHRAGRRRILYAVAASVVIAVAGSGLAMTTGGTKQAVQVTATDERSGVWAQVTVADEDWGSDVEVKIKDGAGPRPCRLVAVGSDGSEQTVTGWNVPSHDARPNTMRGSVDMHPDQIVRYEVRTQSGEHLVTLPAQ; the protein is encoded by the coding sequence ATGAGGTCCCAGGAAAGGCATCGCGACGTCGGCGCGTACGCGCTCGGCGTGCTGGACGAGGCGGACGCCTTCCGCTTCGAGGACCACCTCATGGAGTGCCCGCAATGTGCGGCAACCGTGACCGAGTTCGGGCCCATCACCCGGCAGATGATGCTCTACCGGCGGGCCACGCCGCGTTCGGTGCACCCCATGGCCCAGCCCGGGCCCAGGCTGCTGGACCGGCTGCTCGGCGAGGTGGCGTCACGGCACCGGGCGGGGCGACGGCGGATCCTGTACGCGGTGGCCGCCTCGGTGGTGATCGCGGTCGCCGGTTCGGGACTCGCGATGACGACCGGCGGTACGAAGCAGGCCGTACAGGTCACGGCGACCGACGAACGCTCGGGCGTGTGGGCCCAGGTCACCGTCGCCGACGAGGACTGGGGCAGCGACGTCGAGGTCAAGATCAAGGACGGGGCCGGACCCCGCCCCTGCCGGCTCGTCGCGGTCGGCAGCGACGGCTCCGAGCAGACGGTGACCGGCTGGAACGTGCCCTCGCACGACGCCCGTCCGAACACCATGCGCGGCAGCGTCGACATGCACCCCGACCAGATCGTCCGCTACGAGGTCCGCACCCAGTCCGGCGAGCATCTGGTGACGCTCCCGGCTCAGTAG
- a CDS encoding Fpg/Nei family DNA glycosylase produces MPELPEVEALKDFLTEHLVGRRIVRVLPVAISVLKTYDPPVTAVEDRVVTAVRRYGKFLGLETDGGPHFVTHLARAGWLHWKDRLPDGPPRPGKGPLALRAALETGAGFDLTEAGTQKRLAVYVVRDPQEVPGVARLGPDPLADDFDEARLTALLAGERRQIKGALRDQGLIAGVGNAYSDEILHAARMSPFKPTSTLTPEETHGLYEALRGTLTEAVERSRGLAAGRLKAEKRSGLRVHGRTGEPCPVCGDTIREVSFSDSSLQYCPTCQTGGRPLADRRMSRLLK; encoded by the coding sequence ATGCCGGAACTCCCCGAGGTCGAAGCGCTCAAGGACTTCCTCACCGAGCACCTGGTCGGCCGACGGATCGTGCGGGTGCTGCCCGTCGCGATCAGCGTCCTGAAAACGTACGACCCGCCGGTCACGGCCGTCGAGGACCGCGTGGTCACCGCCGTGCGGCGGTACGGCAAGTTCCTGGGCCTGGAGACGGACGGCGGTCCCCACTTCGTGACCCACCTGGCCCGGGCCGGCTGGCTGCACTGGAAGGACCGGCTTCCCGACGGCCCGCCCCGCCCCGGCAAGGGACCCCTCGCCCTGCGCGCGGCTCTGGAGACCGGCGCGGGCTTCGACCTGACGGAGGCGGGCACCCAGAAGCGGCTGGCCGTCTACGTCGTACGGGATCCGCAGGAGGTCCCCGGCGTGGCCCGCCTCGGCCCCGACCCGCTCGCCGACGACTTCGACGAGGCCCGGCTCACGGCCCTGCTGGCGGGCGAACGGCGGCAGATCAAGGGCGCGCTGCGCGACCAGGGCCTGATCGCCGGTGTGGGCAACGCGTACAGCGACGAGATTCTGCACGCCGCGAGAATGTCCCCCTTCAAACCCACCTCGACCCTGACGCCCGAGGAGACCCACGGCCTGTACGAGGCGCTGCGCGGCACACTGACCGAGGCGGTCGAACGCTCCCGCGGCCTGGCCGCCGGACGCCTGAAGGCGGAGAAGAGGAGCGGCCTGCGCGTGCACGGCCGTACCGGCGAGCCCTGCCCCGTGTGCGGTGACACGATCCGTGAGGTCTCCTTCAGCGACTCCTCGCTGCAGTACTGCCCCACGTGCCAGACGGGCGGCAGGCCACTCGCGGACCGGAGGATGTCCCGACTGCTCAAGTAG
- a CDS encoding SpoIIE family protein phosphatase, whose protein sequence is MVDRGASALSLPDDWPAHPDPILALNHMGSFDWDLDSGLFHMDAQAYEVFDLRPDEYDGHPSSLAHRVPGAEGHRLDALVARAMKDGSENYGTYFRLRCRDGSLRWTHTQGYIRRDATGRPRRIVGIVRDATQELNDILSRQEQAAQDEARRRQTNVVQLTTAALAHARTVQDVIDVLKDTHGLTHLGAASLVMGLVEAGRIRLIAEGPEGSFVPGTDVTRIDEPYPMSEVVRTLTPRFIESPGEFAERYPILWPHLTGLDITAAAYLPLIVEARPIGAMGLLYNDRSGFSPEDRNVLIALGSSIAQSLQRAMFYEQEKDLATGLQQAMLPRAIPRVPGADVAVRYRSGSLGRDIGGDWYDVIPLPGGRVGAVIGDVQGHDTHAAAVMGQLRIVLKAYATEGHTPATVMARASVFLHELDTDRFATCLYAEADLSTGVVQVVRAGHIDPLIRRPDGTCRRVSVEGGLPLGLSAEFGRLEYPVATVELDPGHTLVLCTDGLVEQPGADLDDGMRALTALIATGPEDIRDLADRLIDVAEERGGDDDVALLLLRRLGPGAPRAGGRLQQHVALGDAEALTEARHMIRTAVRAWGARDRADEIELAADELITNALIHTEGSSVVTLRVLSGGDRRLRVDVEDSSSALPRRREAGESGVSGRGLLLVDLLADQWGVEARGGGKCVWCEFVVPEPN, encoded by the coding sequence ATGGTTGATCGGGGAGCGAGCGCCCTGTCACTCCCGGACGACTGGCCCGCCCACCCGGATCCGATCCTGGCGCTCAATCACATGGGCAGTTTCGACTGGGACCTCGACAGTGGCCTGTTCCATATGGACGCCCAGGCCTACGAGGTCTTCGACCTGCGCCCCGACGAGTACGACGGCCACCCCTCCTCCCTCGCCCACCGGGTCCCGGGCGCGGAGGGTCACCGGCTCGACGCGCTGGTCGCCCGGGCCATGAAGGACGGCAGCGAGAACTACGGCACGTACTTCCGCCTCCGCTGCCGCGACGGCTCGCTGCGCTGGACCCACACCCAGGGCTACATCCGCCGGGACGCGACCGGCCGGCCGCGCCGGATCGTCGGCATCGTCCGCGACGCCACCCAGGAACTCAACGACATCCTGTCCCGGCAGGAGCAGGCCGCCCAGGACGAGGCCCGGCGCCGGCAGACCAACGTCGTGCAGCTCACCACCGCGGCCCTCGCGCACGCCCGTACCGTCCAGGACGTCATAGACGTCCTCAAGGACACCCACGGCCTCACCCACCTCGGTGCCGCCAGCCTGGTCATGGGGCTGGTCGAGGCGGGCCGGATCAGGCTGATCGCCGAGGGGCCGGAGGGAAGTTTCGTCCCCGGCACCGACGTCACCCGGATCGACGAGCCCTACCCGATGAGCGAGGTCGTACGGACCCTCACCCCCCGCTTCATCGAGTCGCCCGGCGAGTTCGCCGAGCGCTATCCGATCCTCTGGCCGCACCTCACCGGCCTGGACATCACCGCGGCGGCCTATCTGCCGCTGATCGTCGAGGCCCGGCCGATCGGCGCCATGGGCCTGCTCTACAACGACCGAAGCGGTTTCTCGCCCGAGGACCGCAACGTGCTGATCGCCCTCGGCAGCAGCATCGCGCAGAGCCTGCAGCGCGCCATGTTCTACGAGCAGGAGAAGGACCTCGCCACCGGACTCCAGCAGGCCATGCTGCCCCGCGCCATCCCCCGGGTGCCCGGCGCCGACGTCGCCGTCCGCTACCGCTCGGGCTCGCTCGGCCGTGACATCGGCGGCGACTGGTACGACGTGATCCCGCTGCCGGGCGGCCGCGTCGGCGCGGTCATCGGTGACGTACAGGGGCACGACACGCACGCGGCGGCCGTGATGGGCCAGCTGCGCATCGTCCTGAAGGCGTACGCCACCGAGGGCCACACCCCGGCCACCGTGATGGCCCGCGCCTCCGTCTTCCTGCACGAACTCGACACCGACCGCTTCGCGACCTGTCTCTACGCGGAGGCCGATCTGTCCACCGGGGTGGTCCAGGTGGTGCGGGCCGGCCACATCGACCCGCTGATCCGGCGCCCCGACGGCACCTGCCGCCGCGTGTCCGTCGAGGGCGGTCTCCCGCTGGGCCTGTCCGCCGAGTTCGGCCGTCTGGAGTACCCCGTCGCCACCGTCGAGCTGGATCCCGGCCACACGTTGGTGCTGTGCACCGACGGCCTGGTCGAACAGCCCGGCGCCGACCTCGACGACGGCATGCGGGCCCTCACCGCGCTCATCGCCACCGGCCCCGAGGACATCCGGGACCTCGCCGACCGGCTCATCGACGTGGCCGAGGAACGTGGCGGCGACGACGACGTGGCGCTGCTGCTGCTGCGCCGGCTCGGACCGGGCGCCCCGAGAGCCGGCGGCCGGCTCCAGCAGCACGTGGCACTCGGCGACGCCGAGGCCCTGACCGAGGCCCGGCACATGATCCGTACCGCCGTCCGGGCCTGGGGCGCCCGTGACCGCGCCGACGAGATCGAACTGGCCGCCGACGAGCTGATCACCAACGCTCTGATACACACCGAGGGCTCCTCGGTCGTCACTCTCCGGGTCCTCAGTGGCGGCGACCGGAGGCTGCGCGTCGACGTCGAGGACTCCTCCAGCGCGCTGCCCCGGCGCCGCGAGGCGGGGGAGTCCGGTGTCTCGGGGCGCGGCCTGCTCCTCGTCGACCTGCTCGCCGACCAGTGGGGCGTGGAGGCGCGGGGCGGCGGCAAGTGCGTGTGGTGCGAGTTCGTGGTGCCGGAGCCGAACTGA
- a CDS encoding lipase maturation factor family protein, translated as MDWFTASDYWLSRLVFQRALAGLYLIAFLAAALQFRPLIGERGMLPVPRFVERIPFRTAPSLFQLHYTDRFFALCAWSGCAVSAALLAGLDSRLPLWGGMLLWLAPWALYLSVVNVGQTWYSFGWESLLLEVGFLAVFLGNDDVAPPVVVLFLLRWILFRVEFGAGLIKLRGDECWRKLTCLDHHHETQPMPGPLSWFFHHLPRPLHRVEVAANHVTQLVVPFLLFAPQPVATVAACLMIVTQLWLVLSGNFAWLNWITIVLALPAVRFPSAARSVPDTPLWYEIVVLAVAALLLALSYQPVRNMLSRRQVMNRSFDPLHLVNTYGAFGSVSRVRYEVVIEGTDDSAPRPDSDWREYEFKGKPGDPRRWPRQFAPYHLRLDWLMWFAALSPGYAGSWFGTLVERLLENDRDTLKLLRRSPFPPDAPPRYVRARLFRYRYTTWRELRETGACWERTFVREYLPPTRLAGVAQRS; from the coding sequence GTGGACTGGTTCACCGCGTCCGACTACTGGCTGAGCCGGCTGGTCTTCCAGCGGGCCCTCGCCGGGCTGTACCTGATCGCGTTTCTGGCGGCGGCCCTCCAGTTCCGCCCGCTGATCGGCGAACGCGGGATGCTGCCGGTCCCCCGGTTCGTCGAGCGGATTCCGTTCCGGACGGCCCCGAGTCTCTTCCAGCTCCACTACACCGACCGCTTCTTCGCGCTCTGCGCCTGGTCGGGCTGCGCGGTGTCGGCGGCGCTGCTGGCCGGACTCGACTCCCGGCTCCCCCTGTGGGGCGGCATGCTGCTGTGGCTGGCGCCGTGGGCGCTGTATCTGTCCGTCGTCAACGTGGGGCAGACCTGGTACTCCTTCGGCTGGGAGTCGCTGCTCCTGGAGGTCGGCTTCCTCGCCGTGTTCCTCGGCAACGACGACGTGGCCCCGCCGGTCGTGGTGCTGTTCCTGCTGCGCTGGATCCTGTTCCGGGTGGAGTTCGGCGCGGGCCTGATCAAGCTGCGCGGCGACGAGTGCTGGCGGAAGCTGACCTGCCTCGACCACCACCACGAGACGCAGCCCATGCCGGGCCCGCTGAGCTGGTTCTTCCACCATCTGCCGCGCCCCCTGCACCGGGTCGAGGTGGCCGCCAACCACGTCACCCAGCTCGTGGTGCCCTTCCTGCTGTTCGCACCGCAGCCGGTCGCCACGGTGGCCGCGTGCCTGATGATCGTCACCCAGCTGTGGCTGGTCCTGTCGGGCAACTTCGCCTGGCTGAACTGGATCACCATCGTGCTGGCCCTGCCGGCGGTGCGGTTCCCGTCCGCCGCGCGGTCCGTGCCGGACACCCCGCTCTGGTACGAGATCGTGGTCCTCGCGGTCGCCGCGCTGCTCCTGGCGCTCAGCTACCAGCCGGTCCGCAACATGCTCTCCCGCCGCCAGGTCATGAACCGTTCCTTCGACCCGCTCCATCTGGTCAACACCTACGGCGCGTTCGGCAGCGTCAGCCGGGTCCGGTACGAGGTGGTGATCGAGGGCACCGACGACTCCGCCCCACGTCCGGACTCGGACTGGCGGGAGTACGAGTTCAAGGGCAAGCCGGGTGATCCCCGGCGCTGGCCGCGGCAGTTCGCGCCGTACCACCTGCGGCTGGACTGGCTGATGTGGTTCGCGGCGCTGTCGCCCGGGTACGCCGGATCATGGTTCGGCACCCTGGTGGAACGGCTCCTGGAGAACGACCGGGACACCCTGAAACTGCTGCGCCGCTCCCCCTTCCCGCCGGACGCGCCGCCGCGCTACGTCCGGGCCCGCCTCTTCCGCTACCGGTACACGACCTGGCGCGAGCTGCGGGAGACGGGCGCGTGCTGGGAGCGGACGTTCGTGCGGGAGTATCTGCCGCCGACCCGGCTGGCGGGGGTGGCTCAGAGGTCGTAG
- a CDS encoding amidohydrolase, protein MTVDAHHHVWDLSVRDQDWIGADDPLRRDFTLAELGSEARAAGVDRTVLVQTVTVAEETPEFLALAAGHELVAGVVGWTDLTQPGVADELDRLRELPGGRYLKGIRHQVQGESDPRWLLRPDVRRGLAAVADAGLAYDLVVLPGQLPACAEAAALLPSLTFVLDHLGKPPIASAALEPWASGVRALAALPNTVCKLSGMVTEADPASWSVDDLRPYADVVLEAFGPRRLMFGSDWPVCTPLASYGEVLSLARELTTDLDERDRDRIFETTAARVYDL, encoded by the coding sequence GTGACCGTCGACGCCCACCACCACGTCTGGGACCTGTCCGTACGCGACCAGGACTGGATCGGTGCGGACGACCCGCTGCGCCGCGACTTCACCCTCGCCGAGCTCGGGTCGGAGGCCCGCGCGGCCGGGGTCGACCGCACGGTCCTGGTGCAGACGGTCACCGTGGCCGAGGAGACCCCCGAGTTCCTCGCGCTGGCGGCCGGACACGAACTGGTCGCCGGAGTCGTCGGCTGGACGGACCTCACGCAGCCCGGCGTCGCCGACGAGCTCGACCGGCTGCGGGAACTCCCCGGCGGCCGGTACCTCAAGGGCATCCGTCACCAGGTCCAGGGCGAGAGCGATCCGCGGTGGCTGCTGCGTCCGGACGTACGCCGGGGCCTCGCCGCGGTCGCCGACGCGGGACTCGCCTACGACCTGGTCGTGCTGCCCGGCCAGCTCCCGGCCTGTGCCGAGGCGGCGGCCCTGCTGCCCTCACTCACCTTCGTCCTGGACCACCTGGGGAAGCCGCCGATCGCCTCCGCCGCACTCGAACCCTGGGCGTCCGGCGTGCGCGCCCTCGCCGCCCTGCCCAACACCGTCTGCAAGCTCTCCGGGATGGTCACCGAGGCCGACCCGGCGTCCTGGAGCGTCGACGACCTGCGCCCGTACGCGGACGTGGTGCTGGAGGCCTTCGGCCCGCGGCGACTGATGTTCGGCTCCGACTGGCCGGTGTGCACCCCGCTGGCCTCGTACGGAGAAGTCCTGTCCCTGGCAAGGGAGTTGACCACCGACCTGGACGAGAGGGACCGCGACCGTATTTTCGAGACGACGGCCGCCCGCGTCTACGACCTCTGA